One window of Silene latifolia isolate original U9 population unplaced genomic scaffold, ASM4854445v1 scaffold_106, whole genome shotgun sequence genomic DNA carries:
- the LOC141637408 gene encoding uncharacterized protein LOC141637408, which produces MNFDDPNFLKDLQKALKNLQEHDPKWHPRRERVIDEFKMSELPEFTGSTDPESYLEWERQIDRMFDFKGLDDEQSCKYAILKLRNGASLWYESLKTKRVRAGKSKITSWHVLKLKLRKRYVPATHRLTTYRKITDLTQGRLSVLEYINEFENLALMGDLVEDEDIRMARFLRGLNRNIAHVVELQNYSDFDTLCSMCLKVEAQGKTKVATTYGENSRTWKNENNPRTSTTGNTTDPKTTPTPSAAIKPPASKENSYTQIRCFKCQGFGHFKNACPNQRTITLREAVNCRDELFEEEERTKGIFNLDGDEEEAPTGNAEDYVAPSYDCNLVLRALQAQTSSIETEQRSQIFHTKCQVKDKWCSLIIDGGSCTNVASKEMVEKLKLPTTPHPKPYALHWLDDENKVKITKQVKVTLTMGSYNDDILCDVVPMDACHVLLGRPWQYDRDVVHRGRSNEYELVSKGKRIVLKPMAPGEVRSMSAKRRTTTSMTMLASEKEVDEAIVNGNQVYLMVVNEMPSNESKDGRLISLLEEFKDVFPEELPAGLPPIRGIEHQIDLLPGAPLPNKAAYRCNPMETKELQRQIEELMERGYVRESMSPCAVPTLLVPKKDGTWRMCIDSRAVNNITIKYRFPIPRLDDMLDELHGAEIFSKVDLRSGYHQIRMREGDEWKTAFKTKHGLYEWTVMPFGLTNAPSTFMRLMNEVLKPFIGRFVVVYLDDILISDRSKDDHFQHLRKVFNTLREQQLYGKKEKCSFLVESVIFLGYKVSKEGVSVDQSKIEAIKSWPIPKTVTEVRSFHGLASFYRRFIRDFSTIASPITECTKKGTFVWTQFAQKSFETIIQKLCEAPLLALPDFTRPFKVECDASGVGIGAVLVQGKRPIAYFSRETERGQAQLLDLR; this is translated from the coding sequence AAAGACAAATAGATCGGATGTTTGATTTTAAGGGACTTGATGATGAACAGAGCTGCAAGTACGCCATTTTGAAATTAAGAAATGGGGCTTCATTATGGTATGAAAGCCTTAAGACCAAAAGAGTTCGAGCCGGAAAGTCAAAAATAACATCATGGCACGTGCTTAAACTCAAATTACGGAAAAGATATGTACCCGCCACCCATAGGCTTACAACCTATCGTAAGATCACCGATCTTACCCAAGGAAGGCTAAGTGTCCTGGAATACATCAACGAATTTGAGAATCTAGCCTTAATGGGAGACTTGGTGGAAGATGAAGACATAAGGATGGCACGATTCCTACGAGGTCTAAACCGCAACATCGCCCATGTTGTCGAGTTACAGAATTACTCAGATTTCGATACCTTGTGTAGTATGTGTCTCAAAGTGGAGGCGCAAGGAAAGACGAAGGTGGCAACCACCTATGGTGAGAATAGCCGGACTTGGAAAAATGAGAACAACCCAAGGACAAGCACAACGGGAAACACCACCGATCCCAAGACGACTCCTACCCCCAGTGCTGCTATCAAACCACCCGCCTCAAAGGAGAATAGCTACACGCAGATTCGGTGTTTTAAATGTCAAGGGTTTGGGCATTTCAAAAATGCGTGCCCTAATCAGCGAACCATCACACTAAGAGAGGCCGTGAATTGTCGTGATGAACTGTTCGAAGAAGAGGAAAGAACTAAGGGTATTTTTAATTTAGATGGAGATGAGGAAGAGGCACCCACCGGGAACGCCGAAGATTACGTCGCTCCTAGTTATGATTGCAATTTGGTTCTCCGAGCCCTGCAAGCTCAAACGTCGTCCATTGAAACAGAGCAACGAAGTCAAATATTCCACACCAAATGCCAAGTGAAGGACAAATGGTGTAGCCTAATCATTGACGGAGGCAGTTGCACCAACGTCGCCTCAAAGGAGATGGTGGAAAAATTGAAACTACCCACGACACCTCACCCAAAACCTTACGCCCTGCATTGGCTGGATGACGAGAATAAAGTGAAAATCACTAAGCAAGTAAAGGTGACACTAACCATGGGATCTTACAACGACGACATCCTCTGCGATGTTGTGCCAATGGATGCATGTCATGTCCTATTAGGACGACCCTGGCAATATGACCGGGATGTGGTGCATCGCGGTCGAAGCAACGAGTACGAGTTGGTAAGTAAGGGAAAAAGAATTGTCCTAAAACCAATGGCGCCAGGAGAAGTACGTTCTATGAGTGCCAAACGTAGAACGACTACTAGCATGACCATGCTCGCTAGTGAGAAAGAAGTGGACGAGGCCATTGTCAATGGCAACCAGGTTTACCTAATGGTGGTCAATGAAATGCCTAGCAATGAAAGCAAGGATGGACGATTAATCTCGCTCTTGGAAGAATTCAAGGATGTTTTCCCCGAAGAATTACCCGCTGGGTTACCACCTATTCGTGGGATCGAACACCAAATCGACCTCCTGCCCGGAGCTCCTTTGCCAAACAAAGCCGCCTATCGGTGCAACCCGATGGAGACCAAGGAGTTACAACGTCAAATCGAAGAGTTAATGGAACGAGGCTATGTACGTGAGAGCATGAGCCCATGTGCCGTTCCTACACTACTTGTTCCAAAGAAGGATGGAACGTGGCGAATGTGCATCGATAGCCGAGCCGTGAACAACATCACTATCAAGTATCGGTTTCCAATTCCGAGGCTTGATGATATGCTCGATGAGTTACATGGAGCCGAGATCTTCTCTAAAGTGGATttgaggagtggttatcaccAAATTCGGATGAGAGAAGGGGACGAATGGAAAACTGCGTTTAAAACTAAGCATGGATTATACGAATGGACGGTTATGCCATTCGGCTTGACAAACGCTCCAAGTACCTTTATGCGGCTCATGAACGAGGTACTCAAGCCTTTCATAGGCAGATTCGTAGTCGTTTACTTGGACGATATCTTGATCTCTGATCGGAGCAAGGATGATCACTTCCAACATCTTCGTAAGGTGTTCAACACACTTCGGGAGCAACAACTCTATGGAAAGAAGGAGAAGTGCTCATTCTTAGTCGAGAGCGTTATATTTCTTGGATACAAGGTCTCTAAAGAAGGGGTTTCCGTCGACCAATCCAAGATTGAGGCAATCAAGTCATGGCCTATTCCCAAGACTGTCACGGAAGTCCGATCCTTTCACGGACTTGCTTCATTCTATCGAAGATTCATTCGGGATTTTAGCACCATCGCTAGCCCCATCACTGAATGTACAAAGAAAGGAACCTTCGTATGGACTCAATTTGCTCAAAAGTCATTCGAGACGATTATCCAAAAACTTTGTGAGGCACCATTGTTGGCACTCCCGGATTTCACCCGCCCGTTCAAAGTCGAATGTGACGCAAGCGGTGTTGGAATTGGAGCCGTGTTAGTGCAA